The DNA window CATTTTTTATTTCCTTCTTCTTTTTTTCTTCTTTCTAGATTTTCTCTTTTTAGGGGCATTTTTTGATGTTTTTCTTTGATTGCTGGTTTTTGGGAATGGATTTTCTTTTTCTATTTCATTTGCTTTTTCAATAAATTTATCATAGATATCTAAATCAACATCATTTCCAAATACATCTTTTCTAACAGCTAATGAAATTCTAGATGCAAGTAATCTTGCTATCTTTCCACGATTCCACCATTTGCTGCCTCTAACATCGGGGTGTTGGTAGATTAAACCATATTTTGGAGGGTTGTCTCCACTTTTTAAATGTCTAAATAATGCTTTTTCAGCACCCATTATTTGAACAGTACTTGATGGATAAGTAGCTAGTCTTTTAATTCCTCCTGCATGTGAGATTAATTTTGCACCAAGAGAAGATCCAACTAATATTCTTAAATTTGGAGCAATACTTTCCATTTTAGATTCAATATAATCTTCAGTTGCTTTTCTAGTCTTTTGTAATGTGTAAATGGAGTTTGCAAATGTGTTGATTATATCTAAATCGTCAGGATTTATTTCTTCATCATCAACATCCTCTAAAAAAGCATCTGGTTTCACTTTAATAATTTCTTCTTTGGTTTTATTTTCAGATATTAATTTGATGTATGTTTCGTTATTCCGTATATTGTCCATTTCAGGGAAATAAAGTGCATACCATTCTCTTATTCTTTCAATTAATTTACTTATTGATTCATCAATTTCATCAATGGAATTAATAGCTTGAATAAGATGTTTATCTTCTGATTTGGAGGTTTCTTTCATTTTAAAAAGAGCTAACTCTCTATATGTTTTTACATATTCCTCTTTATTATCAAAATCCAAATCAGTTAAATATTCCTCTAAATTTTTTCTTAAATGTTCGCCACCTTTATTTGGAACTTCAATCTGAATTTTTTCATAAAATTCGTTTTTTGAGTAATCTGATTTCCTTTTAGTTGTTTCAATTATAATAAAGTCAAAATCATTTCCTATTTCATTTATTAAGTCTTCTTCTTCAGAAGTTAACTTTTTATTCTCAATTGATATGAATTTGGATATTCTTTCATCTTTAGGAAATGCTTTTAAGGAAATCAGATTATTATTCTCATCAAAAGCTAGAAATCCACCAATGCAATAGGTTATATAGCATTCCATATTATCTTTTTTATTTGTAGTTTTTAATAAATTTTAGTATTTGACAAATTTTTTTAAATAATTATAAATGATTAAGCAGATATAATTAATATAATAAAAATTGTTGGTGTATTAAATGTTAAAAACTAATATTTGTGGTGTTAACTTTAAAAATCCTTTAATGCTAGCTGCTGGTGTTTTAGGAAGTAATGCTTCATCTTTAAATTGGGTTTTAAAGTCTGGAGCTGCGGGAGTTGTCACAAAATCATTCTCTAAGGAACCTAATACTGGTTATAAGAATCCTACAACTGTTGGTGTTGATTGTGGAATTATTAATGCAATCGGTCTTTCTAATCCAGGGGCTGATAATTTCATTGAGGAAATAAGGAGAGTTGAAACAGGGGACGATGAGGTATTAATTGCATCTATTTATGGAGCAACTCCAGATGAATTTTCTTTTTTAGTGGAGAAAATACAAGATGATGTTGATATGATTGAACTTAATATTTCATGCCCTCATGCAATGGCAGGATGTGGTGCAGCTATTGGTCAAGATCCAAATCTTACTCACAAAATAGTGTCTGCAGCAAAAGATGCATCTAATGTTCCAATCATTGCTAAATTAACTCCTAATGTTACTGACATTGGTGAAATAGCTAAATCTGCTGAAGATGCAGGAGCAGATGCTTTAACATTAATTAACTCATTAGGGCCTGGAATGAAAATCAATATTGATGTTGCAAAACCTGTTTTATCAAATAGATTTGGTGGAATGAGTGGTAAAGCAGTAAAACCAATTGCTATTAGAGATGTCTTTGTAGTTTATGATACTGTAGACATTCCAATTATTGGTGTTGGAGGCATATCCAACTATGAGGATGTTGTTGAATTTATTTTTGCAGGTGCTAGAGGGGTTCAAATTGGAACTTCTATTATGAATGAGGGTGTTGAAGTATTCAATTCAATTAATAAAGATTTAGAGAATTTCATGAAAGATAAAGGATATAAATCTATTGATGAAATGGTAGCATTAGCTCATGAGGAGTTGTGATTTTTATGAATGATGTTCCACAAATTGTTAAAATTAAAGAAATTATTGATGAAACTCCTTCAATTAAAACATTTGTCTTTGATTGGGATATGGATAAGTATGGAACTCCAAACCCTGGGGAATTTTTAATGGTTTGGAATTTTAACAACGAAAAACCAATGTCAATTTCAAAAATCAATGATAATGAACTAGCTATCACTGTTAAGAATGTTGGTGAATTTACTAATGAACTTCATCAATTAAAAGTTGGAGATGTGTTAGGTATTCGTGGTAGCTATGGAAATGGTTTTTCCTATGATTTAAAGAACAAAAAAGTATTAGCTATTGGTGGGGGTGTCGGTATGGCACCTATCAATTCAATTGCTACAGCATTGGCTAACAATGGTAATGATGTTGATGTTATTTCAGCTGCAGTCAATGGAGATGAATTATTGTTTGTTGATTCTCTAAAAGATATTGGTGTTAATGTTTGTCCTTGTACTGATGATGGAAGTGTAGGGTTTAAAGGATTTGCAACTAATCTTGCTATCGAGTTAATCAAAGATACCTCTTATGATATTGCATTTGTTTGCGGACCTGAGATAATGATGAAAGGAGTATTTGATATACTTGAAGATAATGAGATTCCTGCTGAATATTCTATGGAAAGATATATGAAATGTGCTCTAGGAATATGTGGTCAATGTTGTGTAGATAATACTGGTTGGAGAATTTGTGTAGAGGGGCCAGTTTTCTCAAATGATTTATTAAAAGAGATTAATGAGTTTGGTAAATATCATAGGGATGCTTCTGGAATTAAGCATTAATTAATTGGTGAGATTAATGGAAAAAGACTTAAAAGAATATATTACTCCTCCAATATTGCTAATTTTGTTTTTATTGGTGTTATCCTTAGTTATTGTAATGCCTGTTTTAAACATGATTCTATTGGGGGCTATTTTATCATTTTGTATAAGGCCTATTAATAGGCGTTTACAAACTAAAATTAAATATTCTTCTATTTCAATTTCGCTATCTATAATTTTAGTAGTAATTCCATTAATTCTCTTGTTAATTTATATGGCTATGGTTATTGGAGGTTTTGTTTCAGAAAATATTATCTCAAATCCGGCATTATCTCAAGAAAGTCTTAATGCAACTTTTTCAGAATTATCTTCTGCAATTCCACCTCAATATCTTTCAAGCATTAGTTCATCTTTAAACACAGCTTTTAATGAGATTGGTAATTTTATTGTAAATGGTGTTGTTTCTCTAGTTAGTGAGATACCTTCTCTTTCTTTAGAGATATTTATATTGGTATGTTCAGTATTTTACTTTACTAGGGATGGGGATAAATTATTCAACTTCATTAAGGATTTTGTTCCAGATAATACAATAAATTTCTTTGATAATACTGTAAAATCTGTTAAAAATGTTTTAAAAAGCATATTTTATGGTCATTTCCTAACATCTTTAATTATTGGTATTGTTGCAGCTATTGGGTATTCTTTATTGGGTTATCCTTACGGCATATTTTTGGGAATTCTCACAGGAATATTCCAGTTAATTCCAGTATTTGGCCCATGGCCAATTTATTGGGCACTAGCTATTATTGACTTCATCCATGGGGATTATATGGGTGCTGTATTGGTATTGCTATTTGGATTTGGCCTTAGTTTAAGTGATATGTATATTAGGCCGGCTTTATCTAGTCATTATGCTGAAATCCATCCTTTAATTTTACTTATTGGATTTTTAACTGGTCCTTTAGTTTATGGACTCACTGGGTTTATTTTATGCCCGCTGCTTTTGGGAATAACCTATGCAGTTCTAGATAGTTATAGGAATGAATTAAAAAATAAAAAGGAGACTAGCTAATGGAGAGGAATGTTGTTATTTTAGATGTTGATTATGTAACTCATGATGATAAACCTGTTGTTCGCCTTTTTGCAAAAGATGGTGAAGATAATGTCATTTTAATTGATGATTCATTTCAGCCTTATCTTTATGTTTTACCTGTGGGATTTCCAGAAGATTGTATAAATGAAATCAATGAAGAATTAGATGATGTCATTGTTGAGGAAGTTGTGAAAAAAGATTTTCAAGTTGAAACAGATTTTATAAAAGTAACTTTCAAACATCCACAAATATTGGCTAAAAATAGGGATCTTTTAAGAGGATTAAGTGAAGTTGCAGAAATTAGAGAGTTTGACATTCCTTTTTATAGAAGATATCTAATCAATAATAATGTTGTTCCAATGACAGAAGTTAAAGCTGTTGGACAGTCCATACCTTCTTTTGGAAATTTGGAAGCTGATGAATTAGGTATTGAAATTATCAAATTGGAAGAACCTTTAACATTGGTTAAAGATAATCTTCAGGATTTTAGAATTCTTAGTTTTGATTTAGAGGTGAGAAATCCTCATGGGATGCCTAATTCTGAAGAAGATGAGATTATTATGATTGGTGTTGCAAGTAATTTTGGGCTTCGCCAGGTAATATCTACAAAAAACAAGACTAATCCTAAAGAATCTTTTGTTTGTCAGGTTAGCTCTGAAAAAGAGATGATTGAAACTTTTGTTGATATTATAAGAGACAACAATGTTGATATTATAGTAGGTTATAATTCAGATAATTTTGACTTCCCTTACCTAAAGGATAGGGCAAGAATTTTAGGTGTTGATTTAGATATTGGAATGGATGGATCTTCGATTAAATTTATTAGACGTGGTTATGCTAACGCTGCAAATATTAAAGGGATTATTCACGTAGATTTATATCTTGTCATGAGAAGGTATATGACACTTGATAGATATACACTCGAAAGAGTATATTTGGAACTTTTTGGTGTTGAGAAGATCGATGTTCCAGGAGAAAGAATCTGGGAATTTTGGGATAATGGTGGTGAAGAGTTAGATAATTTATTTGATTACTCATTAGATGATGTAGTGGCTACTTTAGAAATAGCTGAACAAACATTGCCTTTAA is part of the Methanobrevibacter woesei genome and encodes:
- a CDS encoding NOP5/NOP56 family protein, with protein sequence MECYITYCIGGFLAFDENNNLISLKAFPKDERISKFISIENKKLTSEEEDLINEIGNDFDFIIIETTKRKSDYSKNEFYEKIQIEVPNKGGEHLRKNLEEYLTDLDFDNKEEYVKTYRELALFKMKETSKSEDKHLIQAINSIDEIDESISKLIERIREWYALYFPEMDNIRNNETYIKLISENKTKEEIIKVKPDAFLEDVDDEEINPDDLDIINTFANSIYTLQKTRKATEDYIESKMESIAPNLRILVGSSLGAKLISHAGGIKRLATYPSSTVQIMGAEKALFRHLKSGDNPPKYGLIYQHPDVRGSKWWNRGKIARLLASRISLAVRKDVFGNDVDLDIYDKFIEKANEIEKENPFPKTSNQRKTSKNAPKKRKSRKKKKRRRK
- a CDS encoding dihydroorotate dehydrogenase, coding for MLKTNICGVNFKNPLMLAAGVLGSNASSLNWVLKSGAAGVVTKSFSKEPNTGYKNPTTVGVDCGIINAIGLSNPGADNFIEEIRRVETGDDEVLIASIYGATPDEFSFLVEKIQDDVDMIELNISCPHAMAGCGAAIGQDPNLTHKIVSAAKDASNVPIIAKLTPNVTDIGEIAKSAEDAGADALTLINSLGPGMKINIDVAKPVLSNRFGGMSGKAVKPIAIRDVFVVYDTVDIPIIGVGGISNYEDVVEFIFAGARGVQIGTSIMNEGVEVFNSINKDLENFMKDKGYKSIDEMVALAHEEL
- a CDS encoding dihydroorotate dehydrogenase electron transfer subunit; this translates as MNDVPQIVKIKEIIDETPSIKTFVFDWDMDKYGTPNPGEFLMVWNFNNEKPMSISKINDNELAITVKNVGEFTNELHQLKVGDVLGIRGSYGNGFSYDLKNKKVLAIGGGVGMAPINSIATALANNGNDVDVISAAVNGDELLFVDSLKDIGVNVCPCTDDGSVGFKGFATNLAIELIKDTSYDIAFVCGPEIMMKGVFDILEDNEIPAEYSMERYMKCALGICGQCCVDNTGWRICVEGPVFSNDLLKEINEFGKYHRDASGIKH
- a CDS encoding AI-2E family transporter → MEKDLKEYITPPILLILFLLVLSLVIVMPVLNMILLGAILSFCIRPINRRLQTKIKYSSISISLSIILVVIPLILLLIYMAMVIGGFVSENIISNPALSQESLNATFSELSSAIPPQYLSSISSSLNTAFNEIGNFIVNGVVSLVSEIPSLSLEIFILVCSVFYFTRDGDKLFNFIKDFVPDNTINFFDNTVKSVKNVLKSIFYGHFLTSLIIGIVAAIGYSLLGYPYGIFLGILTGIFQLIPVFGPWPIYWALAIIDFIHGDYMGAVLVLLFGFGLSLSDMYIRPALSSHYAEIHPLILLIGFLTGPLVYGLTGFILCPLLLGITYAVLDSYRNELKNKKETS
- a CDS encoding DNA-directed DNA polymerase, with translation MERNVVILDVDYVTHDDKPVVRLFAKDGEDNVILIDDSFQPYLYVLPVGFPEDCINEINEELDDVIVEEVVKKDFQVETDFIKVTFKHPQILAKNRDLLRGLSEVAEIREFDIPFYRRYLINNNVVPMTEVKAVGQSIPSFGNLEADELGIEIIKLEEPLTLVKDNLQDFRILSFDLEVRNPHGMPNSEEDEIIMIGVASNFGLRQVISTKNKTNPKESFVCQVSSEKEMIETFVDIIRDNNVDIIVGYNSDNFDFPYLKDRARILGVDLDIGMDGSSIKFIRRGYANAANIKGIIHVDLYLVMRRYMTLDRYTLERVYLELFGVEKIDVPGERIWEFWDNGGEELDNLFDYSLDDVVATLEIAEQTLPLNLELTRIVGQPLFDLSRMATGQQAEWFLVKEAYWDDEVVPNKPGGANFAVRQAEEDNEGGYVKEPEKGLHENLVQFDFRSLYPSIIISKNISPDVIEFGEVENIGDYNIAPEHDFKFKKEPKGFIPSVIAKILNERFKIKKQMKASTDETEKKSLDVQQQAIKRLANTMYGIYGFPRFRWYSFECAKAITAWGRQYIKKSIKEAENFGFYAIYADTDGFYAKYKKSNEE